In one window of Helianthus annuus cultivar XRQ/B chromosome 17, HanXRQr2.0-SUNRISE, whole genome shotgun sequence DNA:
- the LOC110924560 gene encoding trihydrophobin-like, producing MVTTLKPTTITEAIDLSVALIEEAIRLNKFLISDQKKKESHVESSGENKRKFSNFKKGTSSANKKKDVNLPAEVKTGAENKGKGYMGTLIKCDVCQYHLAGQCRVSKCESCGKVGHSKETCWAGTGRGNGGQRGYSNGNGNGNRGGNGYGNHNQGGNGGNGNRGGFGNHAGSGNRGANNN from the coding sequence atggtgacaaCATTGAAGCCtacaacaatcactgaggctatTGATCTAAGTGTGGCATTAATTGAAGAGGCAATCAGGTTGAACAAGTTTTTGATCTCTGACCAGAAGAAGAAGGAGAGTCACGTTGAGTCATCCGGTGAGAATAAAAGGAAGTTCTCAAATTTTAAGAAAGGTACCAGCAGTGCTAACAAGAAAAAGGATGTGAACCTACCAGCCGAGGTCAAGACTGGTGCTGAAAacaaaggaaagggatatatgggcactCTGATCAAATGTGATGTATGCCAGTACCATCTTGCCGGCCAGTGCAGAGTTAGCAAATGTGAGTCTTGTGGAAAGGTTGGTCATTCGAAGGAGACGTGCTGGGCTGGTACTGGTCGTGGTAATGGTGGTCAGAGAGGTTATAGCAACGGGAATGGAAATGGTAATCGTGGTGGAAATGGGTATGGGAACCACAaccaaggaggaaatggcggtaATGGAAATCGTGGTGGTTTTGGAAACCATGCCGGTAGTGGAAATCGTGGAGCGAACAACAACTAG